One genomic region from Drosophila busckii strain San Diego stock center, stock number 13000-0081.31 chromosome 3R, ASM1175060v1, whole genome shotgun sequence encodes:
- the LOC108604537 gene encoding protein turtle homolog A isoform X1: MRNMRRQPKHSKRKAVNSTMQQHQQSAPWSLLICCWLLLSCSCNQVLSSYLEPDELIHELDRPVPLTSVQGVLGRQAMLPCDITPLERDDAVYMVLWFREGDGEPIYNFDVRGRQFGQARLWSSPLAFGTRAHFSSTSHPAQLKIDNVRIEDEGVYRCRVDFRNSPTRNLMINLTVIVPPDRPIIYEPNRHDKTSNVESFNEGNDIVLVCEVSGGRPRPNVTWYLDNTVIDESFDQRADGKTINHLSYPNIGRQHLNARLVCVASNTNLMPPNNKVVILDVNLKPVAVHILTKDRFVSADRTYDIECKSSGSKPAAVISWWKGNKQLKKQTKNFNEPDNQSLSILTFTPSREDDGKYLTCRAENQFIDGSSIEDKWRLIVHYQPTTMLKMGSSLNPDDIKEGDDAYFECIVQSNPKPYKMSWFHNGKELQHNISVGIILSDQSLVLQSVSRASAGDYTCLAVNSEGKGLSNPVTLRIRYAPMCAIEHEELLGALKHETLSLKCEVDASPPADSFHWTFNSSGEQTELPARLHSSETGMSRLNYTPSTDLDYGTISCWAKNSIGMQKSPCVFQIVAAGRPFPLQNCTVNNQSMDSLQVDCIEGFDGGLPQSFMLELVELSTLRLARNMTVVHTPVNFMIDNLDAAATYRMIIFAVNAKGRSEPTIIDDINFKGVAKLTSSSTGLTMPLSPFLAGLTLFCGLLFAISCIILAAIYRRYSNRHNDNNLKAVKHTQLAIPPADCQLDPLQPNGQPGIGQQEQHHSSQHQPQQQQQQSHLLPINCDNRNAVDCGNLSEVNVEGGTRHQLSMGNDTLRSTARSRANASAQLLGGDPADIDDTDPDVIPNQYEKRPLKALVASPGFASSSTRLMQRDYSREAAESGGLVGLGAAEASSIGLLSSGSGNEVFHYTFRPSKQISYATLNKKGITTCSPPLGSLTYNVSTSTPSSSYHLTPQPMEVSLLSPNNASVTSSLSEHRFRPEIVTTSNRIQESCI; the protein is encoded by the exons ATGCGCAACATGCGGCGGCAGCCAAAGCACTCCAAGAGAAAAGCAGTAAACAGcacaatgcagcagcatcagcagtcGGCACCCTGGAGCTTGTTAatctgctgctggcttttgctcagctgcagctgcaatcaGGTGCTGAGCTCTTACCTGGAGCCCGACGAGCTTATACACGAACTGGATCGCCCAGTGCCGCTGACATCGGTGCAAGGCGTGCTTGGCCGTCAGGCCATGCTGCCTTGCGATATAACGCCGCTGGAGCGCGACGATGCCGTCTATATGGTGCTCTGGTTCCGCGAGGGCGACGGCGAGCCCATTTACAA CTTTGATGTGCGTGGCCGTCAGTTTGGGCAGGCGCGTCTTTGGTCCTCGCCGCTGGCCTTTGGCACGCGCGCACATTTCAGCAGCACCTCGCACCCGGCGCAGCTGAAAATCGACAATGTGCGCATCGAGGATGAGGGCGTCTATCGCTGTCGCGTGGACTTTCGCAACTCGCCCACGCGCAATCTTATGATAAATCTCACTGTCATCGTGCCACCCGACCGACCCATAATCTATGAGCCCAACCGGCACGACAAGACCAGCAATGTGGAGTCCTTCAACGAGGGCAACGACATTGTGCTCGTCTGCGAAGTTTCCGGCG gtCGTCCACGTCCGAATGTTACTTGGTATCTGGACAACACGGTCATCGATGAGTCCTTTGATCAGCGCGCAGACGGCAAGACTATCAATCACTTGTCCTATCCCAACATTGGCAGGCAGCACCTGAACGCGCGTCTCGTGTGCGTTGCCAGCAATACAAATCTCATGCCACCGAACAACAAAGTTGTTATCCTGGACGTCAATT TGAAACCAGTTGCTGTGCATATACTGACCAAGGATCGCTTTGTCTCCGCCGATCGCACCTATGATATTGAATGCAAGAGTTCGGGCTCGAAGCCAGCGGCGGTAATCAGCTGGTGGAAGGGTAATAAGCAGCTCAagaaacaaaccaaaaat tttaatgaGCCAGACAATCAATCCTTAAGTATACTGACGTTCACGCCCAGTCGCGAGGACgatggcaaatatttaacatgtCGGGCAGAAAATCAATTCATCGATGGCAGCTCCATAGAGGACAAATGGCGTCTCATTGTGCACT acCAACCCACCACCATGCTAAAGATGGGCTCCTCACTCAATCCGGACGACATTAAGGAAGGCGACGATGCCTACTTCGAGTGTATTGTGCAATCGAATCCCAAGCCCTACAAGATGTCCTGGTTCCACAAC GGCAAGGAGCTGCAGCATAACATCAGCGTGGGCATTATATTATCGGATCAGTCGCTGGTGCTGCAAAGCGTTTCCCGCGCCTCCGCTGGCGACTACACTTGCCTCGCCGTCAACTCCGAGGGCAAAGGCCTTAGTAATCCGGttacattgcgcatacgct ACGCACCCATGTGCGCCATTGAGCACGAGGAGCTGCTGGGCGCGCTGAAGCACGAGACGCTTTCGCTCAAGTGCGAAGTGGACGCCTCGCCGCCCGCCGACTCCTTTCACTGGACCTTCAACTCATCCGGCGAGCAGACAGAGCTGCCCGCACGCCTGCACTCCAGCGAG ACGGGCATGTCACGCTTGAACTACACGCCCAGCACGGATCTGGACTACGGCACCATAAGCTGCTGGGCCAAGAACTCCATTGGCATGCAGAAGAGTCCCTGCGTGTTTCAAATTGTAGCCGCAG gtCGCCCATTTCCGCTGCAGAACTGCACGGTAAACAATCAGTCCATGGACTCGCTGCAGGTGGACTGCATCGAAGGTTTCGATGGTGGCTTGCCGCAGAGCTTTATGCTGGAGCTGGTGGAGCTGAGTACACTGCGTCTGGCCAGGAACATGACAGTTGTG CACACGCCTGTGAACTTTATGATTGATAATCTGGATGCGGCGGCCACATATCGCATGATTATATTCGCCGTCAATGCCAAGGGGCGCTCGGAGCCAACAATAATCGATGACATTAATTTCAAGGGCGTGGCTAAGCTCACaa gcAGCTCCACGGGCCTAACGATGCCGCTTTCACCATTTCTGGCCGGCCTAACGCTCTTCTGTGGCCTGCTCTTTGCCATATCCTGCATTATACTGGCCGCCATCTATAGAAGATATTCAAATcg CCACAACGATAACAATCTCAAAGCTGTGAAGCACACACAATTGGCCATACCGCCAGCTGACTGCCAGCTGGATCCATTGCAGCCAAATGGGCAGCCAGGCATAGgacagcaggagcagcaccACTCGAGTCAGCatcagccacaacagcagcagcagcagtcgcaccTGCTGCCAATTAATTGTGATAATCGTAATGCGGTCGATTGCGGCAACTTGAGCGAGGTGAACGTAGAGGGTGGCACTCGCCACCAGCTGTCCATGGGCAATGATACACTGCGCTCCACGGCGCGCAGTCGAGCCAATGCCAGCGCACAACTGCTGGGCGGCGATCCGGCCGACATAGACGATACAGATCCAGACGTTATACCCAATCAGTATG aaaaacgACCGCTTAAAGCGCTGGTCGCCTCGCCAGGCTTTGCCAGCTCCTCGACGCGACTGATGCAGCGTGATTACAGTCGAGAAGCAGCAGAGAGCGGTGGCCTCGTTGGCCTGGGAGCTGCGGAGGCCAGCAGCATTGGCCTGCTGAGCAGCGGCTCAGGCAACGAAGTGTTCCACTATACCTTCCGCCCAAGTAAACAAATC AGCTATGCCACTCTCAATAAGAAGGGCATAACCACCTGTAGTCCGCCGCTGGGGTCTTTAACTTACAATGTAAGTACATCGACGCCATCCTCATCATATCATCTAACGCCGCAGCCCATGGAGGTCAGCTTGCTGAGTCCGAACAATGCATCGGTGACATCGTCATTAAGTGAGCATCGCTTTCGGCCCGAGATAGTAACCACCTCGAATCGCATACAGGAAAGTTGTATATAA
- the LOC108604537 gene encoding neural cell adhesion molecule 2 isoform X2, translating into MRNMRRQPKHSKRKAVNSTMQQHQQSAPWSLLICCWLLLSCSCNQVLSSYLEPDELIHELDRPVPLTSVQGVLGRQAMLPCDITPLERDDAVYMVLWFREGDGEPIYNFDVRGRQFGQARLWSSPLAFGTRAHFSSTSHPAQLKIDNVRIEDEGVYRCRVDFRNSPTRNLMINLTVIVPPDRPIIYEPNRHDKTSNVESFNEGNDIVLVCEVSGGRPRPNVTWYLDNTVIDESFDQRADGKTINHLSYPNIGRQHLNARLVCVASNTNLMPPNNKVVILDVNLKPVAVHILTKDRFVSADRTYDIECKSSGSKPAAVISWWKGNKQLKKQTKNFNEPDNQSLSILTFTPSREDDGKYLTCRAENQFIDGSSIEDKWRLIVHYQPTTMLKMGSSLNPDDIKEGDDAYFECIVQSNPKPYKMSWFHNGKELQHNISVGIILSDQSLVLQSVSRASAGDYTCLAVNSEGKGLSNPVTLRIRYAPMCAIEHEELLGALKHETLSLKCEVDASPPADSFHWTFNSSGEQTELPARLHSSETGMSRLNYTPSTDLDYGTISCWAKNSIGMQKSPCVFQIVAAGRPFPLQNCTVNNQSMDSLQVDCIEGFDGGLPQSFMLELVELSTLRLARNMTVVHTPVNFMIDNLDAAATYRMIIFAVNAKGRSEPTIIDDINFKGVAKLTSSSTGLTMPLSPFLAGLTLFCGLLFAISCIILAAIYRRYSNRHNDNNLKAVKHTQLAIPPADCQLDPLQPNGQPGIGQQEQHHSSQHQPQQQQQQSHLLPINCDNRNAVDCGNLSEVNVEGGTRHQLSMGNDTLRSTARSRANASAQLLGGDPADIDDTDPDVIPNQYEKRPLKALVASPGFASSSTRLMQRDYSREAAESGGLVGLGAAEASSIGLLSSGSGNEVFHYTFRPSKQIELHCSRPKRLRVRVRESHL; encoded by the exons ATGCGCAACATGCGGCGGCAGCCAAAGCACTCCAAGAGAAAAGCAGTAAACAGcacaatgcagcagcatcagcagtcGGCACCCTGGAGCTTGTTAatctgctgctggcttttgctcagctgcagctgcaatcaGGTGCTGAGCTCTTACCTGGAGCCCGACGAGCTTATACACGAACTGGATCGCCCAGTGCCGCTGACATCGGTGCAAGGCGTGCTTGGCCGTCAGGCCATGCTGCCTTGCGATATAACGCCGCTGGAGCGCGACGATGCCGTCTATATGGTGCTCTGGTTCCGCGAGGGCGACGGCGAGCCCATTTACAA CTTTGATGTGCGTGGCCGTCAGTTTGGGCAGGCGCGTCTTTGGTCCTCGCCGCTGGCCTTTGGCACGCGCGCACATTTCAGCAGCACCTCGCACCCGGCGCAGCTGAAAATCGACAATGTGCGCATCGAGGATGAGGGCGTCTATCGCTGTCGCGTGGACTTTCGCAACTCGCCCACGCGCAATCTTATGATAAATCTCACTGTCATCGTGCCACCCGACCGACCCATAATCTATGAGCCCAACCGGCACGACAAGACCAGCAATGTGGAGTCCTTCAACGAGGGCAACGACATTGTGCTCGTCTGCGAAGTTTCCGGCG gtCGTCCACGTCCGAATGTTACTTGGTATCTGGACAACACGGTCATCGATGAGTCCTTTGATCAGCGCGCAGACGGCAAGACTATCAATCACTTGTCCTATCCCAACATTGGCAGGCAGCACCTGAACGCGCGTCTCGTGTGCGTTGCCAGCAATACAAATCTCATGCCACCGAACAACAAAGTTGTTATCCTGGACGTCAATT TGAAACCAGTTGCTGTGCATATACTGACCAAGGATCGCTTTGTCTCCGCCGATCGCACCTATGATATTGAATGCAAGAGTTCGGGCTCGAAGCCAGCGGCGGTAATCAGCTGGTGGAAGGGTAATAAGCAGCTCAagaaacaaaccaaaaat tttaatgaGCCAGACAATCAATCCTTAAGTATACTGACGTTCACGCCCAGTCGCGAGGACgatggcaaatatttaacatgtCGGGCAGAAAATCAATTCATCGATGGCAGCTCCATAGAGGACAAATGGCGTCTCATTGTGCACT acCAACCCACCACCATGCTAAAGATGGGCTCCTCACTCAATCCGGACGACATTAAGGAAGGCGACGATGCCTACTTCGAGTGTATTGTGCAATCGAATCCCAAGCCCTACAAGATGTCCTGGTTCCACAAC GGCAAGGAGCTGCAGCATAACATCAGCGTGGGCATTATATTATCGGATCAGTCGCTGGTGCTGCAAAGCGTTTCCCGCGCCTCCGCTGGCGACTACACTTGCCTCGCCGTCAACTCCGAGGGCAAAGGCCTTAGTAATCCGGttacattgcgcatacgct ACGCACCCATGTGCGCCATTGAGCACGAGGAGCTGCTGGGCGCGCTGAAGCACGAGACGCTTTCGCTCAAGTGCGAAGTGGACGCCTCGCCGCCCGCCGACTCCTTTCACTGGACCTTCAACTCATCCGGCGAGCAGACAGAGCTGCCCGCACGCCTGCACTCCAGCGAG ACGGGCATGTCACGCTTGAACTACACGCCCAGCACGGATCTGGACTACGGCACCATAAGCTGCTGGGCCAAGAACTCCATTGGCATGCAGAAGAGTCCCTGCGTGTTTCAAATTGTAGCCGCAG gtCGCCCATTTCCGCTGCAGAACTGCACGGTAAACAATCAGTCCATGGACTCGCTGCAGGTGGACTGCATCGAAGGTTTCGATGGTGGCTTGCCGCAGAGCTTTATGCTGGAGCTGGTGGAGCTGAGTACACTGCGTCTGGCCAGGAACATGACAGTTGTG CACACGCCTGTGAACTTTATGATTGATAATCTGGATGCGGCGGCCACATATCGCATGATTATATTCGCCGTCAATGCCAAGGGGCGCTCGGAGCCAACAATAATCGATGACATTAATTTCAAGGGCGTGGCTAAGCTCACaa gcAGCTCCACGGGCCTAACGATGCCGCTTTCACCATTTCTGGCCGGCCTAACGCTCTTCTGTGGCCTGCTCTTTGCCATATCCTGCATTATACTGGCCGCCATCTATAGAAGATATTCAAATcg CCACAACGATAACAATCTCAAAGCTGTGAAGCACACACAATTGGCCATACCGCCAGCTGACTGCCAGCTGGATCCATTGCAGCCAAATGGGCAGCCAGGCATAGgacagcaggagcagcaccACTCGAGTCAGCatcagccacaacagcagcagcagcagtcgcaccTGCTGCCAATTAATTGTGATAATCGTAATGCGGTCGATTGCGGCAACTTGAGCGAGGTGAACGTAGAGGGTGGCACTCGCCACCAGCTGTCCATGGGCAATGATACACTGCGCTCCACGGCGCGCAGTCGAGCCAATGCCAGCGCACAACTGCTGGGCGGCGATCCGGCCGACATAGACGATACAGATCCAGACGTTATACCCAATCAGTATG aaaaacgACCGCTTAAAGCGCTGGTCGCCTCGCCAGGCTTTGCCAGCTCCTCGACGCGACTGATGCAGCGTGATTACAGTCGAGAAGCAGCAGAGAGCGGTGGCCTCGTTGGCCTGGGAGCTGCGGAGGCCAGCAGCATTGGCCTGCTGAGCAGCGGCTCAGGCAACGAAGTGTTCCACTATACCTTCCGCCCAAGTAAACAAATC gAACTGCACTGCTCCAGACCCAAACGACTGCGAGTTCGAGTGCGCGAGTCTCATTTGTGA